A DNA window from Thalassospiraceae bacterium LMO-JJ14 contains the following coding sequences:
- a CDS encoding NAD+ synthase, translating to MTDRLLIAVAQINPTVGDIAGNTELIEQYAADAHAMGADLVVVPELAMSGYPPEDLVLKEAFQDRIESAVTALAGRMGDKNFPAMLVGAPWRVDGKLYNAALLLDAGAVKHIRLKHELPNYGVFDEKRVFAQGPLPGPIPFRDVRLGVMVCEDLWFPDVAECLQESGAEILISLNGSPFDVNKVDVRLNTAIERVTETGLASLYVNQVGGQDELAFDGGSFVVNADYKMVMRAPFWREALVMTEWVRGEDGWACSETDTQPSLGMEENVYQAMTLGLRDYVTKNGFPGVVIGLSGGIDSALSAAVAVDALGADKVLSVMMPSPYTSEESLEDATQCADLLGIRLESINIGPAMQAFDQMLAPVFEGREPDITEENIQARARGLLLMGMSNKLGHMVLTTGNKSEMSVGYATLYGDMCGGYSVLKDVYKTTVFQLSYWRNAHRPPGAMGPEGMVIPERIITKPPSAELRPDQKDEDSLPPYDALDGILRALIEEEKSVDEAVQRGYDIDTVKRIWKLLDRAEYKRRQAPPGVKITERAFGRDRRYPITNGFTKQI from the coding sequence ATGACCGACCGACTTTTAATTGCCGTAGCCCAGATCAACCCGACCGTCGGCGATATCGCCGGCAACACCGAACTGATCGAACAATACGCCGCCGATGCGCATGCCATGGGCGCGGATCTGGTGGTCGTGCCGGAACTGGCGATGTCCGGTTATCCGCCCGAGGATCTGGTCCTCAAGGAAGCTTTTCAGGATCGGATCGAAAGCGCCGTCACCGCCCTTGCCGGGCGCATGGGGGACAAGAATTTCCCGGCGATGCTGGTCGGTGCGCCGTGGCGGGTCGACGGCAAACTCTACAATGCCGCGCTGTTGCTCGACGCCGGCGCGGTCAAACACATCCGGCTCAAGCACGAACTGCCGAATTACGGCGTGTTCGACGAAAAACGCGTCTTTGCGCAAGGCCCGCTGCCGGGGCCGATCCCGTTCCGGGACGTGCGCCTCGGCGTCATGGTGTGCGAGGACCTGTGGTTCCCCGACGTTGCCGAATGCCTGCAGGAAAGCGGCGCCGAAATCCTGATTTCGCTGAACGGCTCGCCATTCGACGTCAACAAGGTCGATGTGCGCCTGAATACCGCTATTGAGCGGGTCACCGAAACCGGGCTTGCCTCGCTTTATGTCAATCAGGTCGGCGGTCAGGACGAACTGGCCTTCGACGGCGGTTCGTTCGTCGTCAATGCCGACTACAAGATGGTGATGCGCGCACCGTTCTGGCGCGAGGCCCTGGTGATGACGGAATGGGTACGCGGCGAAGACGGCTGGGCATGCAGCGAAACCGATACGCAGCCGAGCCTGGGCATGGAAGAGAACGTCTATCAGGCGATGACGCTGGGTTTGCGCGATTATGTCACCAAGAACGGCTTTCCGGGTGTCGTCATCGGTCTGTCGGGCGGCATCGACAGCGCGCTCAGCGCGGCCGTCGCCGTCGATGCGCTGGGCGCGGACAAGGTGCTGTCCGTGATGATGCCATCGCCCTATACGTCCGAAGAAAGCCTGGAAGATGCCACCCAATGCGCCGACTTGCTCGGCATCCGGCTCGAAAGCATCAACATCGGCCCGGCCATGCAGGCCTTCGATCAGATGCTGGCGCCGGTCTTCGAGGGCCGAGAGCCCGACATCACCGAGGAAAACATCCAGGCGCGGGCGCGCGGTCTGCTTTTGATGGGCATGTCCAACAAGCTCGGCCACATGGTGCTGACGACCGGCAACAAATCGGAAATGTCGGTCGGCTATGCGACGCTGTACGGCGACATGTGCGGCGGCTATTCGGTGCTCAAGGATGTCTACAAGACGACCGTGTTCCAGCTGTCGTACTGGCGTAACGCACACCGTCCGCCGGGCGCGATGGGGCCCGAGGGTATGGTCATCCCCGAACGCATCATCACCAAGCCGCCGTCGGCGGAGCTGCGCCCGGACCAGAAGGACGAGGATTCGCTGCCGCCCTATGACGCGCTCGACGGCATTCTCCGTGCCCTGATCGAAGAGGAAAAATCGGTCGACGAGGCCGTGCAGCGGGGCTACGACATCGACACCGTGAAGCGCATATGGAAGCTTCTCGACCGGGCCGAATACAAGCGCCGTCAGGCCCCGCCCGGCGTCAAGATCACCGAACGCGCCTTCGGCCGGGACCGCCGCTATCCGATCACCAACGGGTTTACGAAGCAGATCTGA
- the cysS gene encoding cysteine--tRNA ligase, with amino-acid sequence MNKDPIQIHDTLTRNKRPFVPIDADNVRMYVCGPTVYDLAHVGNARPIVVFDVMARLLRHVYGAEHVTYVRNITDIDDKINARAHERGIPIRELTEETVKVFHDDIALLGALPPDHEPRATETIDEMQSMIADLIASGHAYEAAGHVLFRVQSMPEYGRLSRRNQDELIAGARVEVAPYKEDPRDFVLWKPSDPEKGEPGWDSDWGFGRPGWHIECSAMSEKHLGKVFDIHGGGLDLIFPHHENEIAQSRCAHGTDVMANYWMHNGYLMAEGEKMSKSLGNFYTVNELLQEFPGEAIRLLLLKTHYRQPLDFTKEGLADAKRELDGWYRLKADGGEVPAGLIDALCDDLNTPGAITVLRGASNDPSTLTAGANFLGLLQQDPEDWFKWQPKSAEGGLTDAEIDAKIDARTEARKNKDFATSDAIRDELQAAGVILEDGAGGTTWRRG; translated from the coding sequence ATGAACAAAGACCCCATCCAGATTCACGACACCCTGACGCGTAACAAACGTCCGTTCGTCCCCATCGACGCCGACAATGTGCGGATGTACGTGTGCGGGCCGACGGTCTACGACCTGGCGCACGTCGGCAATGCGCGGCCGATCGTCGTCTTCGACGTGATGGCGCGGCTTTTGCGTCACGTCTATGGCGCGGAACACGTGACGTACGTGCGCAACATCACGGACATCGACGACAAGATCAACGCGCGCGCGCATGAACGCGGCATCCCGATCCGCGAACTGACGGAAGAAACCGTCAAGGTCTTCCATGACGATATCGCCCTGCTCGGCGCTTTACCGCCGGACCATGAGCCGCGGGCCACCGAAACCATCGATGAGATGCAATCGATGATCGCGGACCTGATCGCGTCAGGCCACGCCTATGAGGCGGCAGGCCATGTGCTGTTCCGGGTACAATCCATGCCCGAATACGGCCGGCTTTCCAGACGCAATCAGGATGAACTGATCGCCGGTGCGCGGGTCGAGGTCGCCCCTTACAAGGAAGACCCGCGCGACTTCGTTCTGTGGAAACCGTCCGACCCGGAAAAGGGAGAGCCCGGCTGGGACAGCGACTGGGGCTTCGGGCGGCCCGGCTGGCACATCGAATGCTCGGCGATGAGCGAGAAGCATCTGGGCAAGGTGTTCGACATTCACGGCGGCGGGCTGGACCTGATCTTTCCGCACCACGAAAACGAAATCGCCCAGTCGCGCTGCGCGCACGGCACCGACGTCATGGCGAATTACTGGATGCACAACGGCTATCTGATGGCCGAAGGCGAGAAGATGTCGAAGTCGCTCGGCAACTTCTACACCGTCAACGAGCTGCTGCAGGAATTCCCCGGCGAGGCGATCCGGCTGTTATTGCTGAAAACCCACTACCGCCAGCCGCTCGACTTCACCAAGGAAGGTCTCGCCGATGCGAAACGGGAACTGGACGGCTGGTATCGGCTCAAGGCGGACGGCGGCGAAGTGCCGGCGGGCCTGATTGATGCGCTATGCGACGACTTGAATACGCCGGGCGCCATCACCGTGCTCAGAGGGGCGAGCAACGACCCGTCAACCCTGACGGCCGGCGCGAATTTCCTCGGCCTTCTGCAACAAGACCCCGAAGACTGGTTCAAGTGGCAGCCGAAATCCGCCGAGGGTGGGCTGACGGACGCCGAGATCGACGCCAAAATCGACGCCCGCACCGAAGCCCGCAAGAACAAGGACTTCGCGACCTCGGACGCGATCCGCGACGAGTTGCAGGCGGCGGGGGTCATCCTCGAAGACGGCGCCGGCGGCACCACCTGGCGGCGCGGCTGA
- a CDS encoding formyltransferase family protein: MPERIILLTGEVEAPHLSGMLRQHNPSLDVVPAFDKDALLSAVNAGLHGVRLIAFLTSVIVPKAVLAALEGPAYNFHPGPPEYPGSYVAGFAVYDGARTFGVTLHEMADKVDTGPIVEVRRFPVPDGAKFQELEIEAFKQVLQLFADYAPHMATNDEPLPSGVEPWTGVARTRAEAERLQEIEADLSEEEIVRRYRAFG, from the coding sequence ATGCCTGAACGAATCATTTTATTGACCGGAGAGGTCGAAGCCCCGCACTTGAGCGGGATGCTGCGTCAGCACAACCCATCCCTCGATGTGGTCCCGGCGTTTGATAAGGATGCCCTGCTTTCAGCCGTGAACGCCGGTCTTCACGGGGTTCGCCTGATCGCCTTCCTGACGTCCGTTATCGTTCCCAAAGCGGTTTTGGCGGCACTCGAAGGACCGGCTTACAATTTTCATCCCGGCCCGCCCGAATACCCCGGCAGCTACGTGGCCGGGTTTGCGGTTTACGACGGCGCCAGGACTTTCGGCGTCACGCTGCATGAGATGGCGGACAAGGTGGATACCGGTCCGATCGTCGAGGTCCGGCGCTTTCCCGTGCCGGACGGCGCGAAATTCCAGGAACTGGAGATCGAGGCTTTCAAGCAGGTCCTGCAGCTGTTTGCGGACTATGCGCCGCACATGGCGACGAATGACGAGCCCTTGCCGAGCGGCGTCGAGCCGTGGACCGGCGTTGCCCGCACGCGGGCCGAAGCCGAGCGGCTACAGGAGATCGAGGCCGATCTGAGCGAGGAAGAGATCGTCCGGCGCTACCGGGCGTTCGGGTAA